A region of the Callithrix jacchus isolate 240 chromosome 10, calJac240_pri, whole genome shotgun sequence genome:
AGCCCTCAGCCCCACTGCATGAATCCCAGCAGTGGCGTGGGGGAGAGAAGAGCTTTGCCACCGCACCCCTGGGTGATTATCAGGTTAGCCTGGTGCTCGAGAAGAGGGAATGGCAGGCCCCCACTTAGCGTACCTTGGAAATAAGCTCATCGTGTTTGGCCAGGTGTGCACGGCAGTGGACGCAGCTGTAAGTTCGGTGACAGCGGGGCAGGTAGCTGCGGAAAGTCTTggtggggaggcaggcagggcccGGACCAGGGTCACAGCTGGGCATGACGGGCTGGAGGACAATGCCCTGGCGGGCTGGAGGGGCTGGCGCTGTGCAGCCCCCACAGAGACGGTCGCAGGTGAAGCAGCGGAGCAGGTTGGCTAGAGCCGTGTTTCAGGGCAGGAGAAATGTTGGGGGGCTGCCCGGCCAGGGCCCCCCCAGACGAGAACCAGATAGAAATAGAAGTCACCTGGGAAGAGGGAAAGGTACTTCAGGGGAGCTGTGACCTCATGCGGACCCGTCCAGAGGGACTGGAGGAAAAGGGGCTCAGCTCCCCCATACCTCTAAGTCCCCCATTGCCATCGACCCCCCCCTTGGCATCCAGTTGCATTGTTGCCCTGTCCCCTGGATCCCCATTCTGTTCTGGCAAACCTGGCAGCTGGTTCAGCCTTCTGGCGCCAAAGCCAGGGATTCAGTGTTTCTCCCTCCAGGGGCAGAAGCAGCCTCCACCATTTTCCACAGAGAGCAGCCCATGGGCACAAACGCTGCCATGGGAGCAACGTCATCTGCCAGTGGCCTCTCCTTGCTTTTCAGTTCTTCGTGAGGCTCTTCGTCGCACCGGCATCGGTAGGCACCGCGTCTCGGGATCAGAGCCTTTTAAGAGTTGGGGATGCCTGAAggtctttcttttccttggccTTCGTTTACAATACAATCGGTCCTTTATACGTTGTGTGGGGGAGGCTAGGGTAAGTTGAGGGAGGAGGAGCATGCAGGCAGGTATACAAACCCTAATTCAGCTCTCTCCCAAGGTCAGGATCCTGCACTCTGGGACTCTTCACTAGAACTTTACAGATGTTTCCAACAGTCCCAAAGACCTCACATGTGGCCGCCAGTTCCCACACCTTAGTTCATTCATTCTGGCCCAGAATAAGCACTTGAccatcttcccagcctctgggccCCTAGGTCTTTCTCCTATTCTTTACTAACTGTGGCCTTAGCCCTTGATTAAAGACTTAGGCAGAAAATACATTTCCTTCAGGCAATCTGACAGCTGGAGCCAATGGAAAACGAGTAGCGTGTCGGCGAAGCCTGAttcctgggctgggcagggctgtGTGATAGTGTGAGAGCAAAGGCCACAACCAGCGGCAGAAGGGGGACCCTTAAACAGCTGCGCTTTGGGGCATGAGgcagaaaatgtttctttctacCTTCTCCCCGAGGCAGGGACAAAAAGCAATGACTCTGTGGGTGACTGAAGATGAAGTAATTGCTGGGTTCTGATTAGGAATCTTGAGGAAGATTGCGTTCTGCCCACACACCAGCCTCCGAGTGGCTGAGGGTGCTGGAGGCAGAGGATAAGGAGGGAGGTTGCCCCTGTCGGCTCTGATAAGCAGGTGAGCTGCTGCTTTCTCCGTGGGGCTTCCCAGCCCGCTGTGGCTGGTTAGCCTAAGTCTGGTTCAGAGATGCCAGCTGGGCGCTCTGGCAATGCCGGAGCTGAGCAGAGAAGAGGCAGCGTTGGCTCCGGTTAGCCAGAGCATACAGGCTCTCCTCGTCCTGTCCTCTGCAGTGGCACAAGCACccagctgtttctctctctctgaaggctGCCAGGCAGTCTCTCCGCAAAACCTCCATAGAGACTATCTTCAGCTCCAGGTTCTTTCCTCCTGGCTGGGCCCCAGGAAGACACCTTGGGCAGAGTTCGGGGTGACATTGGGCTCCAGCTGCAGCAAACAGGCCCTCCTTGCCAGGAGACCACCCCTTCAGTCTCTTCTTCACAGGTCTGCCTCCAACTTTGCCTGCGGGTTCCCCTCTGACACGCACCACCTTGAAATACCTTCTTCAAGGGGCATGGGGAACCGGGCAGCGCGGGTCCCCAAGCTTGGACTCCTTCTCCAGCCTCCAGCCGTCacgcctccctccctctcccctactTCCCAGTCGAGCCAAGGAGAGGCTGCGCAGAAGGCCAGAGAatcacagaaaggggagtaggGGTCATTTTCTCGTCCGTCTCAGATCATAGAGAGAAGCAAGTTGGGCAAATGACTGGAGAAAAAACAAAGGCAAGCCGAGGCCTGGGGAGAGGATGTTCCCCTGAAATGAGACGGGGCTGGACcgtgggaggaaggggagagggagggctgGCGGGGGCAACTGACAGCTGACAGCAGAGACACCGAGGCGGAGGCTGGAGGAACCAGGTGCGAATCTCGTGCCTCCCGGAAGGGCgggggatggggaagggagggggacaCCTGCTCACAATGGATTTTCTCATCTGCTCTGAGGTTTTGGCACCCCCCAGGCTGGTATTCTCAGTATGGTATGGTCCAGATAATTAGCAGCACCGCCAGCTCCCAGGGCGGGCTTTGGGGGTCTGCACCAGCAGCAAAACAATAAACAGTGATGCCTGATGGTGCAGCCAGAGTTGCGGAGAAATAAGTGCGGGAATCGTCAGCGCTTGGAGAGAGCTTGGAGAGGGATGAAGGAACCGAGAGAGAGGAGTGGAGGCAgcggggaggggggaagggaggacaAAGGGTGGATGAATAATGCTTTTGCAAAGGGGAGAAAGCAACACGCAGCAGGAGGAGGAaatttgcaaaaggaaaaaaaattcatttggagAAGGGCTGCCCCCTCAccttgaggtctgctccagagaTCTCcgtctatctctctctctctcaatctctcaatctctctgctcactcttctctcttctctttccgcTCCTTCAATTGGGAAGGGGATGGGGACAGGTGGGGGGAGGGTAGTTGGGGGCTCAAGACTGGGCTGCAAAGCTGGCCAGCTGctgggggggcagaggttgtcTCTCGTTCTGTACCTCGGTCTGTGGGTGAATGTGGCTGTGTGTTGTGGAACTGCATCATAACACTGTGAGTcatccatccccccaccccccctcACCTCCCACGTCAGAGCAGGGCTGGGAGACACAGGAGGCGGGtcggaaggaagggagggagggggcaggcTTCAAGGGATGGGGCTAGAGGAGTGCTGACAGAGGGATGTGGCTTCGATGGTGGGCAAGGGGAGAGGCAGGTTGTTAGGGAGGAAGGCAGTGTGGCCAAGGAGATAGGAAGAACCTGGGGGGAGGACGGGGCTGGGCAAGGatgcagggagggaggcagggctggaggAAAGGAGGTGGCAAGGCTGGCGAAGCAAGAGATGGATGCAGAGGGAGGcagcacacacacatttaagatGATACACTTTCCCATTTCATCTTGGACACCAGCCCCGAAGCAGGGAAAAGACAGATGTACTAATTGTCGTGGACGGCAAACTGTGCCCCCAAACTTGTAGCAAGCCTCAAAGCTTCGGTTTAATACTCTTAAAGGAGTCATAGACCCAATGTGACATTTTACATGCAGAAACCTCTTATTGGCTACCTCCAAATTATGAGTGCTTCATGAATGGAGACACCTACATTATATGAAGTTCTCTTCTGGGCTGTAAACTTTCTGAGACAGGTCTTCTGGGAAATCACTCTCTACATTCCAGGACTGCAATGCCTACTACAGACCCTTGCATGTACATGTTTCCAAAACAGCAGTTCTTCCCACGACATTAttttctgctggcctagaggtcttagttccagagggaggaacgcTGCCACCGGGAGACACAACAacgattccattaaactggaagttaggaTTGCCACTTGGATACTTTGGGCTCTTCTtactttaagtcaacaggctagtAAGGGAATTACAGTGTTGGTTGGGGTGACTGACCCAGACtgtcaagatgaaatcagtctactactccacaatggaggtaaggaagagcatgcgtggaatacaggagatccattaaggtgtctcttagtattaccatgccctgtgagtAAGGTCAatggaaactacaacagcccaatccaggcaggactgcaAACgacccagacccttcaggaatgaaggtttgggtcacccCACCAGGTAAAAAACCacaacctgctgaggtgcttgctgaaggcaaagggaatacagaatgggtagtagaagaaggtagtcatcaataccagctacgaCCATGTGACCACCTGCAGAACCGGGGACCGTAATTGTCATGAATATTTCCTTCTTGTGGTACGAACAtgtttgtgcatatatacacttgtactaagaaaatatctccattttacttttcttttttgcctttatcGTGATAGGACTTACTGACTTCATGTCAACATTTAAGTGTTGTTATCTCTATTTAATAGTATTTGGGTTGGGGACTGGTGTGTTTCCGGTTGTATGAAGGATAGCTGTATAATGTTAAGagaattatgaccttattatagTCTTTATCTGAAGATTATGTACGATTTCAGGAGACGTGTATGCGTTTAAGTTGACAAGAGGTGGACTTGTGCTGGTTAATattgtcaacttgactgggttgTGGTATTGTTCTGGGGTGTGTCTAAGAGGGtactgccaaaggagattaacatttgaatcaatggactgggaaaggcagacccatcctCAATCTGCGCGGGCACAGTCTAATCAACTGCCAGCttggccagaataaaagcagataGAAGAACATGGAAAgtctagactggcttagcctctgagcctacatctttctcctgtgctggaggcttcctgccctcgaactcCAAGTGCTTGGGCTTTGGGAttcggactggcttccttgctcctcagcttgcaggcaGCCTGTTGTGGaacctcaccttgtgatcatcTGAGTCAATATTCCTTAATAACTcccatttatatatacatctatcctattagctctgtccctctggagaacacTGATTAATACAGCAGTTGAGTTGCATCTTCAGACAAGAACCAAGTGTCTGGCTTTGGTCTCAAAGAGACTGAATTAGGATCTTAGCTCTGCTAATTACTCAGCAGGAACCACTAGGCAAATTACTGATAAtctttgtgcctcagtcttcCTCTTCTGCTAAATGAAGCTAATAATATTTACTTCCTGGAGATGCAAACTAAAGTGAGATAACATTTAAATGCCTGAAAAGCCTCTGGCGCATGATAGGCAGTAAACAGTAGTGTCATTTCAAACAGCGTTctagggtggctcacgcctgtaatcccagcactttgggaggctgaagcgggcagattgcctgaggtgaggagttcaagaccagcctggctaatatggtgaaccccccccccccccactaaaaatacaaaaatattaggcatggtggcatgtgcctgtaatcctagctactcaggaggctggggcagcagaatcacttgaacccaggaggcagaggttgcaataaaaGGAGATTccttcaaaacaaaaactggctgggcacgtcctggttaacatggtgaaaccccgtctctactgaaaatacaaacatcagctgggtgtggtggcgtgcacctgtagtcccagctgctactacttgggaggctgaggcaggagaatctcgtgaacctggaaggctgaggttgcagtgagccgagattgcgccactgcactctagccagatgacacagcaagactccatcagaaagaaaagcaaataaaggaaagaaaggaaaagaaagaaggaaggaaggaaagaaagaaagaaggaaaccaaaACAGTATTCTCAATGTATGACCCCCAAAACCCAGGGAGGATTTATTATTAAATTCTGATATCTCAAGAGACACATGCTAAATTTTTGTCTTATGAAGAAATGACATCTTTTGTTGCTACTTTTCTAGTAGCTTCCAGTTGAATTTCATTTGACTCAGAATTCATTTCTCATGGGGTGCTGTCCTGTGCATGTTACTAAAGTATGTGAACACAAAACACATCCCCTAAGACAAAATCCCTGATTTCTAACAGAGGCTAGCATTTAGCAAGTGAAATGCGACACAGATAGGGACTTGTAGAAAGCAGTGCTTGTGggtggtttgtttttcttctcacaTGTAAGGCAGGGAAATGTGGGTAATGGGAGACATTGCTGGTTgagcatgaaaataaaaaggtattctaaatatttaatcaGGGAAGATTCTGGGGTTTAAAGTAAATCTGAAAAGACAACGTGGGTATCTTGAGGGAGTACCAGGTgtgaaattgagaaaaaaagcTAGGTAAAGAAAGCAGCGAGAAGTGCTCTCTTGTCTGGGcagcagaagagaaaggaaataaaagtagaaatttgaAGAGCCATTGTTGAAGAGAACAATGAGAAGTGGGAAAAGGCAGATGATTAGTTTTCAGGGcatggattgaaagttctttttctttttttgagacggagtttcactcttgttacccaggctggagtgcaatggcgcgatctcggctcaccgcaacctccgcctcctgggttcaggcagttcttctgcctcagcctcctgagtagctgggattacaggcacgtgccaccatgcccgtataattttttgtatttttagtagagacggggttttcaccatgttgaccaggatggtctcattctcttggcctcatgatccacctgcctcagcctcccaaagtgctgggattacaggcttgagccactgcgcccagtccttcttttttttcttcttcttcttgaaaCGGAGtcttcttctgttgcccaggctggagtgcaatggagagatctcaaatcactgcaacgtcttccaggtttaagcaagtctcccacctcagtctcccaagtagctgggattacaagcatgcaccaccacacccaggtaatttttgtatttttagtagagatggggtttcaacatgttggtcaggccagtcttgaattcctgacttcaagtgacccgcctgccttgccttccccacgtgctgggattataggcagagcCACAGGGCCCAGCCGGGATTGAAAGTTTggaagcaggctgggtgcagttgctcaggcctgtaatcccagaactttgggaggctgaggcaggcagatcacctaaggtaaagagttccagaccagtccggctaacatgacaaaaccccgtctctactaaaatgcaaaaattatctgggcctggtggcaggcacctgtaatcccagctactcaggaaactgaggctggagaattgcttgaacctgggaggtgcagccTGTAGTAAGCCGAAAttgagccacttcactccagcctgggcaacaagagcaaaactatgtcttaaaaaactttttttaaaaagaaaatttggaagcaaGGATACCAATGAATTTAAATCAACTCAGGAAACATGATCAAGAATCTAGCAGGAGAGGAGAATATGAACATTTTGATGACAGTATTGTTCGGGGGTGGGGCAGAAATGGCAGGAGTGCTTGCTGAAAGattaaaagtgagaaaaagagCTGGGCgaggaggctcacacctgtaatcccagcactttgggaggccaaactgggtggatcacttgaggtcagcctggccaatatggtgaaacctcgtctctaccaaaaatacaaaaattagccgggcatggtgatgcacacctgtcatcccactactcgggaggctgaggcaggagaattgcttaaaccctggaggcagaggttgccgtgagccgagatcgtgccacagcactccaggctgggccacagagcaaaactccatttcaaacaacaacaacaaaacctaatgcatacatgttgaatgaatgaaataattaaagCAAACCATCAGAGAAAACTCGGAAGTGACATGTGAGGATAGCACTGCTTGGGGAGTGTTGCTAAGTAGGGCCAGCAGAAGAAAATCTTCCTGGCGAACCAGAAAATCTTCCCAGTCTCCTCAATATGAATTAACTACGTGAGCCAGACTGAAAAAAGTACTCACCTGTAAAGTGGAGATGACAATTGCAGTACGTACTGCATAGGATTCTGgtgataattaaatgaatttaCGCCTGAAAAAGGTCTAacaataataaatgtgtgtgtgtttttgtgaaacggagtctcgctctaggattgcaagtgtgagccaccgcacccagcctaaatgtctactttttttttccttttttttttaatgtttactatTATTATAACTGGACTCAGACTCAGAAACTCTGGGTTTGAGTCCTAGCTCTACTAATGACTGAATTCGTTTGGCTAATCCCTGCACCATCTTAGCCTCCTCCCCCGTCTGAAATTGTATACAAGAAAGCTGACTTTACAGGGCGGCTTTGAAAGAAGATACCTGAAAGGGTTTGAAAGACCGTAAGTATTGCACCAATGAATGGTATTATAGCCCCTTCCCCCCagcctataaaaaaaaaaaaacgtaaaagCTGAGATCAGATTTTTGCCTGTAGTTAGCACTTTACAGGCACAATCCTGCAATGGTCAAAACAACTTTAAGAGGTTGGGCActgttattattcccactttGCAGACAAAAAACGGtcaggcttgagcccaggaggtcgaggctgcagtgagccatgttcgtggcactgtcctccagcctgggcgagagaccgaggccctgtctcaaaaacaaaaagaaaaaaatgatctcaGTGAGATGAAGCCTGtaatttgctcaaagtcacacagtgaTGTAAGCAGTAtagcaaataatataaaattccaAAGCCCAATTTAGTAAAAAGAGGATTACAGACGTGGTGGAACCTGTTGGCTGCGGAGCAAAAGACTGACCTTCTGTAACTGTCAGGGATTTATGGAGGCAAATGAGTCTCCAACAAAAATCCTCGTTTTGTGGGAGAGAGAAGATTATTGGGTAATGACTGATTTGTAGCTGGAAGAAATCAtcggatttttatttttcattgaagaaaaaaatgtttaaatgccttccatgtgccaagcactgtgtcaggtgggagatgacagctccatgcagcCTCTGTCGGGCTGTTTTCCTCCGCTTTCCCTACCCCTAGTTTTCCCCCTTCCCAAACAAGATTTTGTGGTTCGTGGCTTGTCCAGGCAAGCAGGCCGTTGGGGGCCTAGACGGTGAATCCCCCTCTCTTCCGGGCCGCTCTTCCCTTTTCTGGGCTGCAGGAGAGCAGGAACTCTGGGGCGAGATCCCGCCGCTTGACGCTCACTGCAGAAGCCGGGTCCCCGGACCTGTCTCTGCCCAACGCGGGGTCGCAACGGTCACGCCTCCTCACCCATCCCCGCCGGCTTCCTGAACAATGTCGGCCGCCGCCCCTCCCACCTTTGGCGTCACATTCAAAACAATCCTTTGACTGCAACTCCCAGAAGGCCGAGCGGCTGAGAGAGGGCACCCGCTCTCGGTTGTTCCGGAAAACTACACGTCCCAAGGGGCAGCGCGCTATCGCGTGTCCTTTCCCAGCGCGAGTGCGGAACTGCGTTTGTTTCCGGCGTGGGTACGGACAAGAACCGCTTGTAGTTTGGTTTAAGTTCTGCACGGGAGGACCTTCTGGGTTTACCTGTTGGGCTCCTGGCTGTGCAGGTGAGTTTAAAAAGGGCAGGAACGCAACTGTCGCCTTCTTGGAGTCTAAGGAGGTTTTGGTGTCTGGGGAGGTTGGGACAAATGCCGAACCTAGAGCTGCGGTCCAGGATCAGAAATAATTCGTATCATTTCCTTGTCGTTTTCTAGTTTACGAAGTGCTTTTTTTCCTCCCACAATTCCTATAAACCCCAAGAACACAGTACTTGAGGAATTGTGCTTCCAGTCGACAGCTTCAGAGGTTCAAAGAAGTTAAGTGAGTCTCTAAAGATACTACTAGTAGTTGCAGAATCGAGGCTTATGCTGTTTTCTGCGTTCAAACCTGATGTCCTCTGCTTTGCATCCGTATTGCAGACACCCTTTCCTGTTGACTAAGATGGATGGGGTGTGGGCATCTGTTATATTCTTAAGTCAGGCGTTTACCAATAGAGTGATGGAGGGGGTAAGGTCTTACAttctggggtgggggcggggaaaACACAATATATAGTGAGACAGATGGTGATAAGAGATATGGAGAGAATTAAAGCAAGGTAAGGGGAAATATTCATTGcctggtttgtttggttttttggtttgtttcctttttttttttttttgacacagagtcccgctctgttgcccaggcaggagtgcagtggtgagatacCGGGTCACTACAAccctgtaacctccgcctcctgggtttaagcgattctcctgcctcagcctcccaagtaactgggactacaggtgcctgccaccatggctggctaacttttgtattttttagtaaaaacgagatttcgccatgttggccaagctggtctcgaactcctgaccccaagtgatccacccgctttggcctcccaaagtgctgcgattacaggggtgagccattttTTGCCAGACCTGGCcactttttaccttttttgtagagacggggtttcaccatattgcccaggctggtcttgtactggtgatctcaagggatccacccaactcagcctcccaaagtgctaggattacaggcctgagacactgtgcccggcccattggatgatttttttttttttttttttgagacagagtcttgctctgttgcccagcctgcagtgcagtggaacaatctcggctcactgcaacctctgcctcctgggttcaagcgattcttctgccttggcttcccaaagagctgggattacaggcacccaccaccatgcctggctaattaaaaaaaaatttttttttaaatttttagtagagacggggtttcaccatgttggccaggctagtcttgaactcccgaccttaagtgatccagccaccttggcttcccaaagtgctgggattacaggcatgagccaccacacctggccacattgGATGATTTTTAATAGAGGACTCACTTATAATTAGGTCTGATACTTAATTTGTGTTCTAGGTGCAGCAGCTACACGGAAGAGATGGGGGAAGAGGCTAATGATGACAAGAAGCCAACCACTAAATTCGAACTAGAGCGAGAAACAGAACTTCGCTTTGAGGTGGAGGCATCTCAGTCAGTTCAGTTGGAGTTGTTGACTGGCATGGCAGAGATCTTTGGCACAGAGCTGACCCGAAACAAGAAATTCACCTTTGATGCTGGTGCCAAGGTGGCTGTTTTCACTTGGCATGGCTGTTCTGTGCAACTGAGCGGCCGCACTGAGGTGGCTTATGTCTCCAAGGACACTCCTATGCTGCTTTACCTTAACACTCACACAGCCTTGGAACAGATGCGGAGGCaagcagaaaaggaagaagagagaggccCCCGAGTGATGGTAGTGGGCCCCACTGATGTGGGCAAGTCTACAGTGTGTCGCCTTCTGCTCAACTATGCAGTGCGTTTGGGCCGCCGTCCCACTTATGTGGAGCTGGATGTGGGCCAGGGTTCCGTGTCCATCCCTGGTACCATGGGGGCCCTCTACATTGAGCGGCCTGCAGATGTGGAAGAGGGTTTCTCTATCCAGGCTCCTCTTGTGTATCATTTTGGTTCCACCACTCCTGGCACCAACATCAAGCTTTATAATAAGGTCAGAGCCAGAGAAAGGTCGGGTGGAGAGAAGGGTTGTTATCAGCGTAGGAAACTGTGGGGAAGTTTATTAGTTAAAGCTGTATTTTCTCAGCTGTTGTTTCTGCTGCATTCTTTCAGAAAAGGCAGTTCCAAATATAAGTCAGTCTCAGATTGTTAAACATTTCTGTGGATCTATTCTTTGTAATTTGTTAGATTTCCACCTAGGGTGTAAAACAGGAGGCAGAAGTagcaacataaaaattaaatccaTATTATGGGGTCAAAACTACAAACATTGGAAATGTCATTTttcaagctgggtgcagtagctcatgcctgtaatcccagcactttgggaggccgagactggtcaatcacctgaggtcaggagttcgagatcagcctggccaacatggggaaccctcatctcttactaaaaatacaaaaatagctgggcgtggtggcagatgcctgtaatcctagctacgcgggaggctgaggtcagagaatcatttgaacccatgaggcagaggttgccgtgagccgagattgtgccactgcactccagcctgggcaacagagtgagacttctttttaaaaaaaaaaaaaaaaaaaatcatttttcttatgtctaatagcacttattctaaagaGGAACAAAGTAGCCATGGGTTTTTCTGGGTGTTTTTGTTCTTACCTGGATCTTCTCTTTTGCAGATTACATCTCGTTTAGCAGATGTGTTCAACCAAAGGTGTGAAGTGAACAGAAGGGCATCTGTGAGTGGCTGTGTCATTAATACCTGT
Encoded here:
- the CLP1 gene encoding polyribonucleotide 5'-hydroxyl-kinase Clp1, coding for MGEEANDDKKPTTKFELERETELRFEVEASQSVQLELLTGMAEIFGTELTRNKKFTFDAGAKVAVFTWHGCSVQLSGRTEVAYVSKDTPMLLYLNTHTALEQMRRQAEKEEERGPRVMVVGPTDVGKSTVCRLLLNYAVRLGRRPTYVELDVGQGSVSIPGTMGALYIERPADVEEGFSIQAPLVYHFGSTTPGTNIKLYNKITSRLADVFNQRCEVNRRASVSGCVINTCGWVKGSGYQALVHAASAFEVDVVVVLDQERLYNELKRDLPHFVRTVLLPKSGGVVERSKDFRRECRDERIREYFYGFRGCFYPHAFNVKFSDVKIYKVGAPTIPDSCLPLGMSQEDNQLKLVPVTPGRDMVHHLLSVSTAEGTEENLSETSVAGFIVVTSVDLEHQVFTVLSPAPRPLPKNFLLIMDIRFMDLK